From one Lotus japonicus ecotype B-129 chromosome 3, LjGifu_v1.2 genomic stretch:
- the LOC130749121 gene encoding uncharacterized protein LOC130749121 isoform X1: protein MSRGMASLTQTHYPINTSTLRRAHPRSQKLLKSGKLFQLQGLSFPSIHINQSRVCCTKLTPWEPSPVTYAPTDKQSDNFLQNSANIFETLDSSETAESPTANAEGLKETKYQPGLQLQFLKWPMWLLGPSILLVTGMVPTLWLPISSIFLGPNIASLLSLIGLDCIFNLGATLFLLMADSCSRPKNPMQDCKSKAPFSYQFWNIVATLTGFVVPLLMMLGSQKGVSVLQPQLPSISFAVLLGPYLLLLSVQILTEMLTWHWQSPVWLVTPVIYESYRVLQLMRGLKLGVELSAPAWIMHSIRGLVCWWVLILGLQLMRVAWFAGLTARARKQQQSSSDTSVANGELVMTD from the coding sequence ATGAGTAGAGGAATGGCATCATTAACTCAAACCCATTATCCAATAAATACCTCCACTCTCAGGAGGGCACATCCTAGAAgccaaaaattattgaaatcTGGAAAACTGTTCCAACTTCAAGGACTCTCTTTTCCTAGTATTCACATTAATCAGTCCCGCGTATGCTGCACAAAGTTAACTCCATGGGAGCCATCGCCTGTCACATATGCTCCTACGGATAAGCAAAGTGATAATTTCTTGCAGAATAGCGCCAATATATTTGAAACCCTTGATTCTAGTGAAACAGCAGAGTCTCCAACAGCAAATGCTGAAGGGCTTAAAGAGACAAAATATCAGCCAGGCCTGCAGCTTCAGTTTTTAAAATGGCCCATGTGGCTTCTGGGCCCTTCCATTCTCCTTGTGACTGGCATGGTCCCAACATTGTGGTTGCCAATATCTTCAATCTTTCTTGGCCCAAATATAGCCAGCCTACTTTCCTTGATTGGACTTGATTGCATCTTCAACCTTGGCGCAACGCTCTTTCTCCTCATGGCGGATTCTTGTTCCCGGCCTAAGAATCCGATGCAAGACTGTAAGAGCAAGGCTCCCTTCAGTTACCAGTTCTGGAACATTGTTGCAACTCTTACTGGATTTGTTGTCCCGTTGTTGATGATGCTTGGCTCTCAGAAGGGCGTTAGCGTTCTGCAACCTCAACTACCGTCCATCTCATTTGCAGTTCTACTAGGTCCTTATCTTCTTCTCTTGTCAGTTCAGATTCTGACTGAGATGTTGACTTGGCATTGGCAATCACCTGTCTGGCTTGTTACCCCTGTCATATATGAGTCTTACCGTGTCTTGCAGCTGATGCGGGGATTGAAGCTTGGGGTTGAGCTCAGCGCGCCAGCATGGATAATGCATTCGATTAGGGGGCTAGTGTGCTGGTGGGTGCTAATTCTCGGTTTGCAGCTTATGAGGGTTGCTTGGTTTGCTGGTTTAACTGCTCGAGCTCGGAAGCAGCAACAATCTTCTTCTGATACTTCTGTTGCCAATGGTGAGTTGGTGATGACTGATTGA
- the LOC130749121 gene encoding uncharacterized protein LOC130749121 isoform X2 → MSRGMASLTQTHYPINTSTLRRAHPRSQKLLKSGKLFQLQGLSFPSIHINQSRVCCTKLTPWEPSPVTYAPTDKQSDNFLQNSANIFETLDSSETAESPTANAEGLKETKYQPGLQLQFLKWPMWLLGPSILLVTGMVPTLWLPISSIFLGPNIASLLSLIGLDCIFNLGATLFLLMADSCSRPKNPMQDCKSKAPFSYQFWNIVATLTGFVVPLLMMLGSQKGVSVLQPQLPSISFAVLLGPYLLLLSVQILTEMLTWHWQSPVWLVTPVIYESYRVLQLMRGLKLGVELSAPAWIMHSIRGLVCWWVLILGLQLMRVAWFAGLTARARKQQQSSSDTSVANGDILELK, encoded by the exons ATGAGTAGAGGAATGGCATCATTAACTCAAACCCATTATCCAATAAATACCTCCACTCTCAGGAGGGCACATCCTAGAAgccaaaaattattgaaatcTGGAAAACTGTTCCAACTTCAAGGACTCTCTTTTCCTAGTATTCACATTAATCAGTCCCGCGTATGCTGCACAAAGTTAACTCCATGGGAGCCATCGCCTGTCACATATGCTCCTACGGATAAGCAAAGTGATAATTTCTTGCAGAATAGCGCCAATATATTTGAAACCCTTGATTCTAGTGAAACAGCAGAGTCTCCAACAGCAAATGCTGAAGGGCTTAAAGAGACAAAATATCAGCCAGGCCTGCAGCTTCAGTTTTTAAAATGGCCCATGTGGCTTCTGGGCCCTTCCATTCTCCTTGTGACTGGCATGGTCCCAACATTGTGGTTGCCAATATCTTCAATCTTTCTTGGCCCAAATATAGCCAGCCTACTTTCCTTGATTGGACTTGATTGCATCTTCAACCTTGGCGCAACGCTCTTTCTCCTCATGGCGGATTCTTGTTCCCGGCCTAAGAATCCGATGCAAGACTGTAAGAGCAAGGCTCCCTTCAGTTACCAGTTCTGGAACATTGTTGCAACTCTTACTGGATTTGTTGTCCCGTTGTTGATGATGCTTGGCTCTCAGAAGGGCGTTAGCGTTCTGCAACCTCAACTACCGTCCATCTCATTTGCAGTTCTACTAGGTCCTTATCTTCTTCTCTTGTCAGTTCAGATTCTGACTGAGATGTTGACTTGGCATTGGCAATCACCTGTCTGGCTTGTTACCCCTGTCATATATGAGTCTTACCGTGTCTTGCAGCTGATGCGGGGATTGAAGCTTGGGGTTGAGCTCAGCGCGCCAGCATGGATAATGCATTCGATTAGGGGGCTAGTGTGCTGGTGGGTGCTAATTCTCGGTTTGCAGCTTATGAGGGTTGCTTGGTTTGCTGGTTTAACTGCTCGAGCTCGGAAGCAGCAACAATCTTCTTCTGATACTTCTGTTGCCAATG GTGATATATTGGAGCTTAAATGA